In Pirellulales bacterium, the genomic stretch GGAAGGCAGGCAGAGGCGGAGCGTCTGGCAGGAAAACGAGGGCGGAGCAAGAAAAATATAGCTCCGCGATTGCGCGCAAAATCCCGGATAAGCCGCCAAAATAGGCTCAAGTAGCCGGCCGTCGTGTGCGGCCCTCATGCGCCGACGCGTACCCAGGGGGGTGGGCATAGTGCCCCTCCCCCTAGTCGCGCCGTCGCATATAGCTACTGCTGGTCCTTCGTGCCGGATTGCACCGATTCGATGACCTGCTTCGTCATCCGCGCGGCGAAATCTTTGAACTCCACCGTCGCCGGATCATTCGCCTCGGACTGAAAGCCCGATTTCTCAGCCACTAGCAGGCTGATCAACAGCCCCAGCAACCCCGTCGCCTGACCAGAGGGGGCTGCGCTCGCGCCATCTCCGCCGGCGACAAAAACGCGTTCCGGCACCAGCGGCTGCGTGCTCTTGGACAACTGCTCGGCCAAGAGCGACATGGCATATAGCCGTGGATCGCGATACGAGGCGATGCGCTGGAACAAAACTGCCGCCTCCGACAGACCCACGTGCGCGATCCGCTGCGCTTCGCCTCGGCCAGCCAGCTCGCGCTGACGGGCGTCGGCTTCGGCCAGCACGATGGTTTGCTCGGCCTGTCGTCGCGAGCGCGACAACTCGCCGTCCGAGACCACGACCACCTGCTCGGCCTGCTTGCGGGCACGTGCCAGGTCGGCTTCTCCATGGCTTTCCGAAATCTGAATCTGCACTCGGGCGTTCGTCAACTCGGTTTGCATATTGGCCTGGGCCTGCGACTCGTTAAGGATCCGCAGCTTGTCAGCCGCGGCCCGCTGGCGCTCGTAGGTCTCTAGTTGCTCGAACGATAACTGGCGTTGCCGTAGCTGTTCGAGCAGCGTCTCGATCTTCAGATCCCCCTTCTCCGAATCGGGCTTGCCGATCAAGACATCGACGCATTCGATGTCAAATTCGCGAAACCTCTTGCGCAGCACTTCGCGGGCTTCGGCCTGGATCTCATCGCGCTCGTGCAACAGGGCAAGCATGGTCTTCTTATGCGCCACATCGCGAAAGAAAGCCGAGAGCATCGGATCGAGCGTCTGAGTGATCAGTCGCTTAACGTCGCCGAAACGCTGGATGACGCTCGGCGCCCGCTGATAGTCGATATGCACGACGACCGACAGCGGCAACAACGGTTCGTAGGCATCCTTCGTCACCAAATCGATCGATCGCAGACTCTCGTCGTAACGATGCGATTCACTCTTGCCCGTGATCCAGTGCAATACGAAGTTCGTCGTGGGCACCAACACGATGCTGCCGGCGAAGGTATTAAATGGGTATTTTCCGGGGCCTAGAGGCCGCTCCCACACACCGCGCTCTCCTTCGGCCACCCGCTCACCGTGACGGAAGGCATCGCCCGAAACGTCCGTTCCCTGGCGACCGTAATAGCTAACCACCACGCCGACATAGCCGATCGGCACCACGGTCTTGGGAATCAACTCGACCGCTGCAAACCAACGGTTGATAAAGTACGTGCCGTCGGTCAGTGGCAGGTACTGACGACCGCGCCGGCCGCCGGCCCGCAACATGGCCTCGGGATCCTGATAGTTGTTGTGATAATTCTCATCGGCCGGATCGGTACCGACCGCCGGTGCGATGATTTCTCCCGGCGCAAGGGACGGTCCGTCATGCACTGTGACAATGCCGATGCTATCGACTTCTTCGACACTGTCGGGGTCGAGCGGATGAGGCGTGGGCAACGGACGCCCGACGATGACCGGCTCGAAACCGTCGATTTCGAGCAGATCTTCCCGCCACTTGGCCACGATCTGCACTTCCTGCGGGTCCATCAAATGCCGCAGCGCATGAACCCGTGCTTCGGTAATGACGATAAAGGTCGCCGCGTTGATGGCGTACACACCTTCACGCAGAATGGCGCGCTGGCGACCACGCTGACCGTGCGAATCGTTCCCTGATCCGTTGCCGGCCAGGAACCGTCGTGCGTCTTGAAAGTAATTGCAGTCCACGATTCGCCCCAACGTCTGTCCCGACGAAAGCGGGGCTCCGTCGCGGGCGTAGACGTAGCCGATCTTGCCCTGAGCGATCGTCACCAGTCTCGATTTATGGATACGGTATTGCCACCGCCAATAACCGAAGTGGATGCCACCGCGCAGCAATTCGGCCTGATAGCCGGCCTCGCGCCCTAGCGCCACGATGCGTCCCTCGGGCACCGATCCGGCCGCCGACCATAGCTTCTCGACGATGCCTACCCGATCGTTGGGAATAAAACGCAGCGTCAGCCAAGAGAACAGCAACAGCGCCGCGAATACTGCCAGCACGATCAAACCTACCCCCGTCCACCCCTGAAGTAATGAACCCGCAGTAACAGCAAACAGAACTTCCGACCCACCAATCACCCAGGTAGTCATGTGCCCGATCCTTGTTTTGTCTGTGCTGTGCGTTCGACGCCTGAGGGCTCTGCACCCTGCGTTAAGCACTACTTTTCCCAACAAGCCACGATTTGCAGGGCTGGTACTCTGCCGCGCAGACACACCCCTGCCGAGCATCACCGGCGATCATAGATCGCGCGCGAACGCAATCCAGCCGATCAATCGTGGAGATGGGTTAAGTAGTCCCTGCACCCGTGAGAGCCTGCCGAACAAGCGCGCAGCCAGAATTGGATACACGCCAGAACACCGAGAGGATGCGCTCACCGTCTACGCAAAAGACGAGAAAGTGTCCTTTCAACGCTTGGCCGGGATCACATCTCCCGGCGGGCCTACGAGGTTAGCTGTCGGGCTAGGGCTTGAAAGTGCCCTGGTTCGCAATCAGGCGAACCTGCGCCCCGTGAAATCAGGCCAGAATCAAAACTGGCAGCCTGATTTCGTTTGGGTCCCCCGCTACCGCGTCTGGCGACGCGTTATTAGGCTACACACTGTAATTATACAATGCCGCCGAAGGTCAACAATCTTTCGCGCTCCCGATTCGATCGCAACTCGAATCAGCGCTTCGAGATTGGTTTCGTTTCCTGTTACCACCCGAGTGGTGTCGAGTGACGAACGTTCCGTAAAGGCATCGAAGTTTCAGGAACGTGTTCGCGACGTTCCTACTGTTTGTATCGCACAAAGAAGAGTTCGCGACGCATTGCACCTTTTGAGGGACCATCATGCGAGCGGCGATAAGTGTTCTGCTGACCGCGTTCGTCTTAGTCGAGACCGCGCACAGCGCCACCGCGCCAGCCAAGGCGCGGCCGAACGTGATCGTGATTCTCACCGATGATCAGGGGTGGGGCGACCTGAGCGTGCATGGCAATACGAACCTGCATACGCCGCACATCGATTCATTGGCACGCGACGGGGCGCTGTTCGAGCGATTTTACGTCCAGCCCGTCTGTTCGCCGACGCGCGCCGAGTTTCTTACCGGGCGCTACCATCCGCGTGGCGGGGTCTTCAGCACGTCGACCGGCGGCGAACGACTCGACCTCGACGAGCGCACGATCGGCAACGCCTTTCACGATGCCGGTTACGCCACGGGCGCATTCGGCAAGTGGCACAACGGCGCCCAATACCCATACCATCCCAACGGCCGCGGCTTCGACGAGTTCTACGGTTTCTGCTCGGGCCATTGGGGAGACTATTTTGATCCTCCGCTGGAACACAACGGTGAATCGGTGCGCGGCCGGGGCTATATCAGCGACGACCTGACCGACCACGCGATGGCATTTATCGACGAGCATCGCGCTAACCCGTTCCTGTGTTACCTGGCTTTCAATACGCCGCACTCGCCGATGCAGGTGCCGGATCGCTTCTTCGAGCCATTCCGAGACGCCGAAATTCCGCTGCGGCACAAAGGGCCACAGCCCGAAGACCTGGGCACGACGCGCGCGGCTCTCGCCATGTGCGAGAACATCGATTGGAACGTGGGGCGCGTGCTCGAAAAACTCGCCGATCTGAAGCTCGCCGACAACACGATCGTGGTCTATTTTTGCGATAACGGTCCCAATAGCTGGCGTTGGAACGGCGGGTTCAAAGGGCGCAAGGCATCGACCGACGAAGGGGGCGTCCGCTCCCCGCTGCTGGTGCGCTGGCCGGGACATATTCCCCCCGGCACGCGCGTAAAACCGGTCGCCGCCGCGATTGATCTGCTCCCTACCTTGGCAGGTCTGTCGGGCGTCGACAGCAAAGCCGACAAGCCGCTCGACGGAGTCGATCAAACCGAGTTGCTGCTCGGCGCGCGAGCGACCGCGCCGCCGCGACTCATCTTTTCGCATTGGAATGACAAGGTCAGCGCGCGGGACGATCGTTACATGCTGGACCACACCGGACATGTTTACGATTTGTCGGTCGACCCGGGCCAAACCACCGACAAACGACAAGTACTCGCCGCCGAGGCGACCCGACTCTCGAGCGCTCTGAACGAATGGAAAAGCACGGTACTCGCCGAGCTGACGATGGACCCACGTCCCTTTACGGTAGGCTACCGCGAGTTTCCCAATACGGTGCTACCGGCCCGTGACGGCATGCCACACGGCATGGTGCAGCGCAGCGCCCGGGCGCCCAATTGCTCGTTCTTCACCAACTGGAAAAGTCCAGATGACTACATCACGTGGGACATCGACGTGGCGACGACCGGACGCTACGAAGCAACCCTCTATTACACCTGCCCGGCGGCCGATATTGGCTCTGCGTTTGAATTGCGTTGCGGTAGCAATCAGGTAACGGGCAAGGTGACCGAAGCCCACGATCCGCCCCTCGTGGGCGCGGAACACGATCGCGTGCCGCGCGAGGGGGAGTCGTTTGTCAAGGATTTCAAGCCTCTCTCGGTCGGCGTGATCGAACTACCGAAAGGACGAAGCGAGCTCCGGCTCGTCGCCACCAGCGTTCCAGGACAGACGGTGATGGACCTGCGCGGTATCACGCTCAAGCTCCTGGGTGAGACGGGGCGGTAACCGACTTTTGGTGACCGGTACAAGACCTGCGGCGTCCGTCGATCGACGGTAGAATACGAGTCATGTCGTGGCCCATGACAAACGGACAGAAACGGACAGAATTTGGGACGAAACTCATTATTTCCCGGGAAATGCGCTAGATCGTCCGGTCACGACGTCAATTTTCGGACCGTTGAATAATGTGAATAATGTGAATAATTCCCCGCAGCATGGTAGCGCCGCTGGGGGGTAATCACACCAGTGTCGGCGGAAATTAACAAGTGACAACCATGATGTGGATCGTTCGCCTGACGTCGTTTCTTGGTCGAC encodes the following:
- a CDS encoding SPFH domain-containing protein → MTTWVIGGSEVLFAVTAGSLLQGWTGVGLIVLAVFAALLLFSWLTLRFIPNDRVGIVEKLWSAAGSVPEGRIVALGREAGYQAELLRGGIHFGYWRWQYRIHKSRLVTIAQGKIGYVYARDGAPLSSGQTLGRIVDCNYFQDARRFLAGNGSGNDSHGQRGRQRAILREGVYAINAATFIVITEARVHALRHLMDPQEVQIVAKWREDLLEIDGFEPVIVGRPLPTPHPLDPDSVEEVDSIGIVTVHDGPSLAPGEIIAPAVGTDPADENYHNNYQDPEAMLRAGGRRGRQYLPLTDGTYFINRWFAAVELIPKTVVPIGYVGVVVSYYGRQGTDVSGDAFRHGERVAEGERGVWERPLGPGKYPFNTFAGSIVLVPTTNFVLHWITGKSESHRYDESLRSIDLVTKDAYEPLLPLSVVVHIDYQRAPSVIQRFGDVKRLITQTLDPMLSAFFRDVAHKKTMLALLHERDEIQAEAREVLRKRFREFDIECVDVLIGKPDSEKGDLKIETLLEQLRQRQLSFEQLETYERQRAAADKLRILNESQAQANMQTELTNARVQIQISESHGEADLARARKQAEQVVVVSDGELSRSRRQAEQTIVLAEADARQRELAGRGEAQRIAHVGLSEAAVLFQRIASYRDPRLYAMSLLAEQLSKSTQPLVPERVFVAGGDGASAAPSGQATGLLGLLISLLVAEKSGFQSEANDPATVEFKDFAARMTKQVIESVQSGTKDQQ
- a CDS encoding arylsulfatase, encoding MRAAISVLLTAFVLVETAHSATAPAKARPNVIVILTDDQGWGDLSVHGNTNLHTPHIDSLARDGALFERFYVQPVCSPTRAEFLTGRYHPRGGVFSTSTGGERLDLDERTIGNAFHDAGYATGAFGKWHNGAQYPYHPNGRGFDEFYGFCSGHWGDYFDPPLEHNGESVRGRGYISDDLTDHAMAFIDEHRANPFLCYLAFNTPHSPMQVPDRFFEPFRDAEIPLRHKGPQPEDLGTTRAALAMCENIDWNVGRVLEKLADLKLADNTIVVYFCDNGPNSWRWNGGFKGRKASTDEGGVRSPLLVRWPGHIPPGTRVKPVAAAIDLLPTLAGLSGVDSKADKPLDGVDQTELLLGARATAPPRLIFSHWNDKVSARDDRYMLDHTGHVYDLSVDPGQTTDKRQVLAAEATRLSSALNEWKSTVLAELTMDPRPFTVGYREFPNTVLPARDGMPHGMVQRSARAPNCSFFTNWKSPDDYITWDIDVATTGRYEATLYYTCPAADIGSAFELRCGSNQVTGKVTEAHDPPLVGAEHDRVPREGESFVKDFKPLSVGVIELPKGRSELRLVATSVPGQTVMDLRGITLKLLGETGR